In Paenibacillus dendritiformis, the DNA window CCCCGAAATGAAACCTCCCACCTCATTTTCCTGTATTATAAGATAAGATGGAATCTATTCGAGGGGGAGCGCAGCATGGGAATCTTGTCGAGGTTCAGGGATATTATGGCAAGCAATGTGAATGCTTTATTGGATAAGGCGGAAGACCCGGAGAAGATGATTGATCAGTACATGCGAAGCTTGCACCAGGACCTGGGCAAGGTGAAGGCGGAGACGGCTTCGGTGCTGGCGGACGAGGGCAGGGCCCGCAGGGCGTTGGATGAATGCAATGCCGAGATCCGCAAGCTGCAGCGTTATGCGGAGAAGTCCGTGGAAGCCGGCAGGGAAGAGGATGCGCTCAAGTTCCTCGAGAGGAAGGCAGCGCTGGCAGGGGAGCAAAGTGAATTGCAAACCGCCTATGAATCGGCTGCGGCCAACGCCGCAAAAATGAAGCAAATGCAGGAGAAGCTGGTATCGGATATCGGCCGGCTGGAAGCGCGGCATGCGGAGCTGAAAGGCAAGCTGGCGGCTGCCAAAATGAATTCCGGCGGCTCTTCCCCGGGCGATGTCAATGCCTCGTTCGATGCCCTGGAGGAGAAGGCGAATCGCGCTCTCGATGAAGCGATGGCTCTGGCCGAGCTTCGGGCAGGAGCGAAGGAAGACGATCTGGATGACCTGATTGCGCAATTGGAGAAGGATATGCACAAGAATGCAAATCCGTCCACCAATGCGGAAGATGAATTGGCTGCACTCAAACAGAAACTGAACAAGAAGGAATAAGGGCTTCTTTGTAATAGGGGTGAGCAGATGCCGGTTATCGAATATAAATGCCCGAATTGCGGCAGCGGGATGGAGTTCAATGCGGAAACGGGAATGCTAGCCTGCCGCAGCTGCGGAAGGGAAGACAATATCGAGCAACTTCCCGATCCTTTGACGAAGCAAGTGTTCTCGGAAGAAGATAAGACCAAGGAATACCACTGCAATAGCTGCGGAGCCGTCATTATGACCGATGCGGAGACGAGCGCAACGAACTGCAGCTTCTGCGGATCGGCCGTCGTGCTCGGGGATCGGCTGACCGGGGAACTGGCCCCGGCGAAGATTATTCCGTTTTCCATCAGCAAGGAACAAGCGATGAAGGCCTTCCGCAAATGGTGCCGAGGCGGTCTGGTCACGCCACGCGGGTTCATGACGGCGGATCGAATCAAAGGAATCACCGGGTTGTATGTGCCCTTCTGGCTGTATGATCTCCATAATGAAGTTGAGGCATATGCCCGCGCCACGAGAGTAAGCACGTATACTTCAGGAGATTACGAGTATACCAAAACCGATTATTATGACATCTACCGGGAAATCCATCTTGATTATGTAAGGGTGCCGATTGACGCATCGAAGAAAATGAATGATGAAGTGATGGATAAACTGGAGCCATTTCCATATGAGAAGCTGGAAAGCTTCAAAACGCCGTATCTGGCCGGCTACATTGCCGAAAAGTACAGCTATAACGAGGAACAACTCTATCCCCGGGTAAAACATAAGGTCGAAGAATACATTCACTCTTATATCAGGTCTACGGTGTCGGGTTATACGACCGTGACCTATACCGATGTCGACATTGATACCGAGTTGGAGCGTGCCGATTATGTCCTGCTTCCGGTATGGATGGTGAACTACGACTACAATAAAAAGGAGTATACGTTTGCCATGAACGGCCAGACGGGCAAGGTGGTCGGCAAGCCTCCGATTAGCAAAGGGAAAGTGGCCGCCTGGTTTGCGGGAATTTCGGCCGCCTCCTTTCTCATCATGCACGCGGTGTCCTCCTGGATTTTGGGAGGTGGATTCTGGTGACAAGGAAAAGAGCGATTCTTGCCTTCCTGTTCTTCTTCCTTATGATGGCCGCTATTCCGATGGAGATTATTGCGGGCGAAGCGGCTGTAACGAAGGAAAAGCAGTTGATTTTCGATATGGCGGAGCTGCTTACTTCGCAGGAGGTTAAAGAGCTGAACGCGTTGGCGAATCAATACGGAGCCGAGCGGGAAACGGACTTTCTTATTGTGACGATCAGCGGTCCGGACGCTTATGACGTGAAGGAAATGACGCAGGATTTCTACGATAATTATGGACCCGGCTACGATAAGCCGCATGGCAATGCCGCCATCTTGATGGTGGACATGACGAATCGGGAAGTGTACCTGGCCGGATTTTATAAAGCGAAGACCTATCTGGATGATGACAGACTGGACAATATACGAAGAAAGATATCCTCAGATATGTCAGATGGCGAATACAAGCTTGCCTTTGAAAAATATATCCGATTGGCGCATAAATATATGGGATTCCGCCCAGGGGTGAATCCGGACAATCTCTTTTTCAATACGTGGTTGCAATTGGGCATCGCGGTGCTTATCGGAGGGGGCATCGTTACTTTGATGGTTCATCATTCCGGGGGCCGGGTTACGGTCAATTCCCGGACCTACGAGAACGCCAGCACTTCAGGCGTCGTCGCTCATGAGGACAGGTACCTTCATACCAGCACGACGAGACGGAAGATCGAACGGAGCAGCAGCAGCGGCTCCAGCGGCGGAGGCGGAGGGACCACATCAGGGGGCCATTCGCATAGCGGCAGCAGAGGATCATTTTAGAGAATTAGCGAAAGGACGGGATGAGGATGGGATTCTTCAGAAATCAATTTGCGAATGTGGTCGAGTGGGAAGAATTTCGGGACGATATGATTTTTTGGAAATGGAGCAACCGGGAGATTAAAAAGGGCTCCAAGCTAATTATCCGCGCCGGGCAAGACGCGATTTTCGTAAATAACGGCAAGATCGAAGGAATTTTCAAGGATGAAGGGGAATACAGCATTGATTCGGATATCATCCCGTTCCTGTCCACGTTAAAAGGGTTCAAATTCGGCTTCAACAGCGGGATGAGGGTGGAAGTCCTGTTCGTGAACACGAAGGAGTTCACCGTCCGCTGGGGAACGCAGAACCCGGTTCTGATCCCGTCTCCGCAGCTTCCGGGCGGGATGCCTATTCGCGCCAACGGGACGTTCAATTTTAAAGTGAACGACTATATGACGCTGATTGATAAGGTGGCCGGGATGAAGGACAGCTACCTGGTGGAGGATGTGAAAATCCGGATTACTTCCGTGCTCGATCAACTGCTGATGAAATGGATCAGCCGGGAAGGAAAGGACATGTTCAACCTGCAGGCGAATGCGTCCGATATTGCCGCAGGCATCCGCGAGGATCTGGATATGCAAGTGATGGACAACGGGCTGACGATTACCGGCTTTCAAGTGATGAGCTTCAATTACCCGCAAGAAATTCAAGAGATGATTACGAAGACGGCTTCCCATGAGATGATCGGCAATCTGCAGAAGTACCAGCAGGTGTCGATGACGGACGGCATTGCCTCCGGCCGCGTCAAAGGCGGCGGCGCCGCTTCGGATATGGCTGGGATGATGATGGGGATGAACATCGCCAATGAAATGATGAAAAATATGAACCAAAACCAAAAGCCTGCGGCCGAGACGGCGCCTGCCGCTTCCTCCCCTGCGGAAGGCAATAAAAAGCCGAACTTCTGTCCCGACTGCGGCACCAAAAACGAAGGAGCCAACTTTTGCCCGAATTGCGGCCACAAGCTCAACTGACCCGGGCCATCCGAAAGCCGACCGTGCAAGGTCGGCTTTTTTAGGCTTTGGTGCCGCCAAAACAGACTACAGTTCATCCGCAAGGCCTAACAAGGCGATGCCTGCAATGACCAGGACAATAATCGCGTATTGCTTCTTGTTCAGCCGCTCCTGGAGGAAGATTCGGGACAGGATGACCGAAAAAATGCTGTAGGACGCAATCAGGGGCGCCGCAATGATAGCGTTGCTCGACATGGCGAATACATAGAAGAACTGCCCCGTTGTCTCAAACAAAGCGGCATAGCCTTTTACGCGTTCTTGGAATAGGCGGAACGGCTGTTTTTTAATAAATCTAAGATAGGTAAAGGCCAGCACGGCGCAAATGAAAAAGGTGTATTCATAGGCGAGCAGAGCGGCGTCTTCGCTGATTAGACTCAGCTCATCCAAATAAATCCCGTCGGCAAACGTCCCGAGCCCGTCGATGATGCAGTACAGAATCGGAAAGGTGATGGCCATGAAGCCGATTTGATACTTCTGATCGATGAGGATTGCGCTGTTCTGAAGCGCCTCGCGTTCCGCCCGCTTTTCCAAAATGGCGATGCCAATCACGCCGGCCGTAATCATGGTTATGCCTAACACTTCTAGGATGCTCAACTCGTGGGTGAAGAAAATAAACAAAAGGATGGCGGTGACGGCTCCTGACGAATTTTGCACGGGAGATGCGATGGACAACTCCATATATCTCAAGCCAATATACCCGATCGTCATCGACAAAATGTACAGCGCGGATACCGGCAAATAGCGAACGAGATCGATCGGATCAAAGTGGAGTCCTTGGATGAACAGATAGGCCGTAGCGTGCATCCCCATAACCAAGCCGACCATAATGACGATTTTGATATGGCTGAACCGATCATGAGGGTCGCTGCCTTTTTTATAAAAGAGATCAGCGCCTCCCCAAGCAAGTGCGGTTACGACCGCAAACAAAAACCACATGATTCGCTCTCCTTGTTACATATTTCACATATAGTATAAGCTATCTCATTATAAAGACTTCGCCAGGAATGTCAAGAGCAAGTGATTGCAATTCGGGTCAAATATACAGTTCCTCTTGCTTGCTATGATGACAAGGAAAGGAGGAGGCCTTCGTGTACGAATGGAATGAAATGGTCCAGCTCATGATCGATTGGATCGACAAGGAGATTACAACCGCGCCTTCGTTGATGGAGATGTCCAGGCAGCTCGGATATTCGCCCTATTATTGTACAAAGCAATTTCATGCGTTAACGGGAATGACGCTGCGGGATTACGTCTGGATGCGCAGAATTAGCCGCGCCGCGCTGGAGCTTCGCGATACGGAGGAGCGTATTTTGGACATCGCCGTGAAGTATGGTTTTTCATCGCAGGAGGCGTTTACGCGGGCCTTTGTGAAAGCTTTTCAAGTCACTCCCTCGGCTTACCGCAAAAGTCCGGGACCGATTCCATTAGCCGTTCGAGCCGAAGTGTTCTCCCCTTACCATTATGTAATCAAGGAGCGAGGCAGAATGAAAGAGGTACAGGTGCAGGAGACAGAAGTCAAGGTGGAGTTTATACCGGCGCATAAGTTTATCGGAATTTGGGACAGTTCGGCACAGAACTACGGCCAATTCTGGAGCAATGGGCATGATTGCGATGACATTTGCGGGATTCTGGAGAGCCTGTCTCATCATACGCTGTCTGGGCAATTGAGCCAGACGGCGGGATGGTTTTACGAAAACGGGCGGAAGGGGTATTTCTACGGCATCCCTGTTCCTCATTATTATAAGGGGGACATTCCGGAGGGAATGGAGTGCCGGGACATCCCGGAGTCCGAGTATCTCGTTTTCTTTCATCCCCCTTTTGACTATTTGAAGGGCAACGGCGAGGTCATGAGCAAGGTGGAGCTGGCGGCGTGGAGCTTCGACCCTGCGGGAATGGGTTATGAATGGGATGAAGAGACAAAGCAGGACTATCAGCGTCATTTCCCGGAGGGTTACGGTTATGCCGTGCTGCGTCCGGTGAAGAAGCGCAACTAAATCATGGAAGCGAGAACCGGCAGACCAAGACTGCCGGTTTGATTCATTCAAAATATCGAAGGTAGACATCCTCCAAATTCGGCTTTACGGTTCGTGATTCCATATGCTCCAATGCTCCATCATGAATGATTCGTACCCAGATACCGCTTGAATCGCTCGTAATCTGGCTAACTTTGAAGCGGGACTGCACCTCGGCAAGCTCAGACTCTGTGACGCGCACCTCATGGACTTTCCCTTCCATGCCGGCCAGGATGCGAGCGGGCTCGTCTTTGACAAGAAGCTTGCCTTCCTTTATGAGAAGAATTTGCTTCGAGATGAACTCGATATCGGACACGACATGGGTTGCGATAAGCACCATTTTGTTCATGGCGATGGTAGATATGAAGTTGCGTATGCGTATGCGTTCTTTTGGATCAAGCCCTGCGGTCGGCTCATCCAGGATCAAAAGCATCGGATCATTCAACAGCGCTTGGGCGATCAGAATACGCTGCTTCATTCCGCCAGAGTATGCGCCAAGCTTCGTATCCGCATCCTGGCGCAGATTCACGATGTCCAGCAGATCATTGATTCTTTCTCTAGCCTGCGGCGCCTTGATCCCTTTGAGAGCGGCGATGTACCATAGAAATCTCCGACCCGTGAAATGATGATAAATTCCTTGCTGCTGAGGCATGTATCCTAAAATATTCCGATACTCCTTGCCGAGACGAGAGATGCTCTGATCGTTATAACGAATTTCTCCCTCATCCTGCTTCAACTGGTTGGTAATCAAGTTCATTAACGTAGACTTGCTGCCCCATTCGGACCCAATATGCCGTATATTCCGGGAGAGAACTCGGCACTGAAGCGATAGATGACATTCACGAAGCTGCCCGTAATTCCGCGGGCTTTCTGCAGCCTGAGCAAGTAATCCCTCTGTTCTTCAATGAATTGAAATGCTTTCGCTTGCTTGGCGAACTCCTCCAGCTTCACCTTTTCCGTATTATAGACCGTAAAATCAATGCTGCCGGACATATATTGGTCATACCAATAAGCGAACTGCCGCGGCAGATCATCATATTTATCATCCCAATCGATCTGCTG includes these proteins:
- a CDS encoding TPM domain-containing protein: MTRKRAILAFLFFFLMMAAIPMEIIAGEAAVTKEKQLIFDMAELLTSQEVKELNALANQYGAERETDFLIVTISGPDAYDVKEMTQDFYDNYGPGYDKPHGNAAILMVDMTNREVYLAGFYKAKTYLDDDRLDNIRRKISSDMSDGEYKLAFEKYIRLAHKYMGFRPGVNPDNLFFNTWLQLGIAVLIGGGIVTLMVHHSGGRVTVNSRTYENASTSGVVAHEDRYLHTSTTRRKIERSSSSGSSGGGGGTTSGGHSHSGSRGSF
- a CDS encoding TFIIB-type zinc ribbon-containing protein; translated protein: MPVIEYKCPNCGSGMEFNAETGMLACRSCGREDNIEQLPDPLTKQVFSEEDKTKEYHCNSCGAVIMTDAETSATNCSFCGSAVVLGDRLTGELAPAKIIPFSISKEQAMKAFRKWCRGGLVTPRGFMTADRIKGITGLYVPFWLYDLHNEVEAYARATRVSTYTSGDYEYTKTDYYDIYREIHLDYVRVPIDASKKMNDEVMDKLEPFPYEKLESFKTPYLAGYIAEKYSYNEEQLYPRVKHKVEEYIHSYIRSTVSGYTTVTYTDVDIDTELERADYVLLPVWMVNYDYNKKEYTFAMNGQTGKVVGKPPISKGKVAAWFAGISAASFLIMHAVSSWILGGGFW
- a CDS encoding PspA/IM30 family protein encodes the protein MGILSRFRDIMASNVNALLDKAEDPEKMIDQYMRSLHQDLGKVKAETASVLADEGRARRALDECNAEIRKLQRYAEKSVEAGREEDALKFLERKAALAGEQSELQTAYESAAANAAKMKQMQEKLVSDIGRLEARHAELKGKLAAAKMNSGGSSPGDVNASFDALEEKANRALDEAMALAELRAGAKEDDLDDLIAQLEKDMHKNANPSTNAEDELAALKQKLNKKE
- a CDS encoding DMT family transporter codes for the protein MWFLFAVVTALAWGGADLFYKKGSDPHDRFSHIKIVIMVGLVMGMHATAYLFIQGLHFDPIDLVRYLPVSALYILSMTIGYIGLRYMELSIASPVQNSSGAVTAILLFIFFTHELSILEVLGITMITAGVIGIAILEKRAEREALQNSAILIDQKYQIGFMAITFPILYCIIDGLGTFADGIYLDELSLISEDAALLAYEYTFFICAVLAFTYLRFIKKQPFRLFQERVKGYAALFETTGQFFYVFAMSSNAIIAAPLIASYSIFSVILSRIFLQERLNKKQYAIIVLVIAGIALLGLADEL
- a CDS encoding SPFH domain-containing protein, yielding MGFFRNQFANVVEWEEFRDDMIFWKWSNREIKKGSKLIIRAGQDAIFVNNGKIEGIFKDEGEYSIDSDIIPFLSTLKGFKFGFNSGMRVEVLFVNTKEFTVRWGTQNPVLIPSPQLPGGMPIRANGTFNFKVNDYMTLIDKVAGMKDSYLVEDVKIRITSVLDQLLMKWISREGKDMFNLQANASDIAAGIREDLDMQVMDNGLTITGFQVMSFNYPQEIQEMITKTASHEMIGNLQKYQQVSMTDGIASGRVKGGGAASDMAGMMMGMNIANEMMKNMNQNQKPAAETAPAASSPAEGNKKPNFCPDCGTKNEGANFCPNCGHKLN
- a CDS encoding ATP-binding cassette domain-containing protein, with amino-acid sequence MNLITNQLKQDEGEIRYNDQSISRLGKEYRNILGYMPQQQGIYHHFTGRRFLWYIAALKGIKAPQARERINDLLDIVNLRQDADTKLGAYSGGMKQRILIAQALLNDPMLLILDEPTAGLDPKERIRIRNFISTIAMNKMVLIATHVVSDIEFISKQILLIKEGKLLVKDEPARILAGMEGKVHEVRVTESELAEVQSRFKVSQITSDSSGIWVRIIHDGALEHMESRTVKPNLEDVYLRYFE
- a CDS encoding helix-turn-helix transcriptional regulator encodes the protein MYEWNEMVQLMIDWIDKEITTAPSLMEMSRQLGYSPYYCTKQFHALTGMTLRDYVWMRRISRAALELRDTEERILDIAVKYGFSSQEAFTRAFVKAFQVTPSAYRKSPGPIPLAVRAEVFSPYHYVIKERGRMKEVQVQETEVKVEFIPAHKFIGIWDSSAQNYGQFWSNGHDCDDICGILESLSHHTLSGQLSQTAGWFYENGRKGYFYGIPVPHYYKGDIPEGMECRDIPESEYLVFFHPPFDYLKGNGEVMSKVELAAWSFDPAGMGYEWDEETKQDYQRHFPEGYGYAVLRPVKKRN